Proteins from a genomic interval of Arachis hypogaea cultivar Tifrunner chromosome 10, arahy.Tifrunner.gnm2.J5K5, whole genome shotgun sequence:
- the LOC112715086 gene encoding regulator of G-protein signaling 1: protein MAATCAAQGGCPTDFIAIAFSILSFILLLLWSIFPFIVHKVPRTQGSGFWLPVIQVVASFNLLLSIVMSNNFLRFEKRQWWRSCYFWAVWVEGPLGFGLMLSCRITQACQLYFIFVKRRLPLIRTYFFLPLILLPWVVASSVINMRKPLNHHCHLNAHWAIPVACLHSLYVATLLAVTGAVRHVEFRFDELRDLWRGIFVSAMSIVVWNIAYILNEIHDDVSWLQVASRFLLLLLASILILAFFSISSSQPLLSQISLRRRESREFRSMGQALGIPDSGILAHSELTSRIDPNEPLDKLLLNKRFRQSFMAFADSCLAGETVHFFDEVHELSKIPEDDTVRRIYMARHIIEKYIVAGAAMEVNISHRSRQEILTTSNLARADLFSNALNEIMQLMKTNLAKDYWSSMFFLKFQEESNTRANGHDPEQMAGWNFSPRLSSVRGADDPFHQDHLHKSMDYGNDTDS from the exons ATGGCAGCAACTTGTGCAGCTCAAGGAGGGTGCCCCACTGACTTCATAGCCATTGCTTTTTCCATCTTGTCCTTCATTCT GCTTCTGTTATGGTCAATATTTCCTTTCATAGTCCACAAGGTTCCTCGTACTCAAGGCAGTGGCTTCTGGCTACCAGTGATACAAGTTGTTGCCAGCTTCAACCTTCTTCTATCAATTGTG ATGTCCAATAATTTTTTGAGATTTGAGAAGAGGCAATGGTGGCGGTCATGCTACTTCTGGGCAG TCTGGGTTGAAGGTCCACTAGGGTTTGGTTTGATGTTGAGCTGTCGGATAACACAAGCCtgtcaattatattttatctttgtCAA GAGGCGTTTACCTCTGATCAGAACATATTTTTTCCTTCCACTAATTCTACTTCCCTGGGTTGTTGCTTCTTCTG TTATCAATATGAGGAAGCCCCTAAATCATCATTGTCACTTGAATGCTCATTGGGCCATCCCAGTTGCATGCCTCCATTCATTGTATGTTGCCACATTGCTTGCGGTTACAGGTGCTGTTCGTCATGTGGAATTCAGATTTGATGAACTCAGAGACCTCTGGCGTGGAATATTTGTATCAGCAATGTCAATTG TTGTGTGGAATATTGCTTACATACTGAACGAAATTCATGACGACGTCTCATGGCTTCAAGTTGCCTCTAGATTTCTGCTTTTACTTTTG GCTAGCATACTCATTCTGGCTTTCTTTTCGATATCAAGTTCACAACCACTGCTGTCACAAATCAGCTTAAGGAGAAGAGAATCCAGAGAATTTCGCTCAATGGGCCAGGCTTTGGGCATACCCGACAGTGGGATATTAGCACATAGTGAACTTACCTCAAGGATAGATCCTAACGAGCCATTGGATAAGCTTCTCTTGAACAAGAGATTTCGGCAGTCCTTTATGGCATTCGCTGACAG TTGCTTGGCGGGGGAGACCGTGCACTTTTTCGATGAAGTGCACGAGCTCAGTAAAATACCCGAAGATGACACCGTGAGAAGGATCTATATGGCACGTCATATTATCGAGAAGTACATAGTTGCAG GAGCTGCAATGGAGGTGAACATTTCACATAGAAGTAGACAAGAAATTTTGACAACTTCAAATCTTGCACGCGCTGATCTCTTCAGCAATGCACTAAATGAGATTATGCAGCTAATGAAAACG AACTTGGCAAAAGATTACTGGTCATCGATGTTCTTCTTGAAGTTCCAGGAAGAATCAAATACGAGGGCTAATGGCCATGATCCAGAGCAAATGGCAGGATGGAACTTCTCTCCAAGATTGAGTTCTGTTCGCGGTGCAGATGACCCTTTTCACCAGGACCATCTGCATAAGAGCATGGACTATGGCAATGATACTGACTCATGA
- the LOC112718161 gene encoding protein NOI4-like isoform X1 yields MATKNGNNNHQHYDEQEGKPLPKFGEWDVNDPASAEGFTVIFNKARDEKKTGGASGRHNSRRFDSKSKRKQDQQKTGLKKWFCFGP; encoded by the exons ATGGCTACG AAGAATGGTAATAATAATCATCAGCATTatgatgagcaagaaggaaagccTCTTCCAAAGTTTGGTGAATGGGATGTGAATGATCCGGCTTCTGCAGAAGGATTCACTGTTATATTCAATAAGGCCAGAGATGAGAAGAAAACTGGTGGAGCTTCTGGAAGACACAATTCTAGAAGATTCGATTCCAAATCAAAGCGCAAACAGGATCAACAAAAGACTGGCCTT AAAAAGTGGTTCTGCTTTGGACCTTAA
- the LOC112718161 gene encoding protein NOI4-like isoform X2: MATNGNNNHQHYDEQEGKPLPKFGEWDVNDPASAEGFTVIFNKARDEKKTGGASGRHNSRRFDSKSKRKQDQQKTGLKKWFCFGP, from the exons ATGGCTACG AATGGTAATAATAATCATCAGCATTatgatgagcaagaaggaaagccTCTTCCAAAGTTTGGTGAATGGGATGTGAATGATCCGGCTTCTGCAGAAGGATTCACTGTTATATTCAATAAGGCCAGAGATGAGAAGAAAACTGGTGGAGCTTCTGGAAGACACAATTCTAGAAGATTCGATTCCAAATCAAAGCGCAAACAGGATCAACAAAAGACTGGCCTT AAAAAGTGGTTCTGCTTTGGACCTTAA